The proteins below come from a single Miscanthus floridulus cultivar M001 chromosome 1, ASM1932011v1, whole genome shotgun sequence genomic window:
- the LOC136490710 gene encoding disease resistance protein RGA2-like has translation MESAIAAVAGELISRFISFAFNRYCSSSSSSYEDEGLEERRERLRHLLTRVHTVIEEADARYISNSGMLMQLKMLSEAMYQGYHALDTLTFQLQHEVSDSSSSLCSATRLKRPRTVLASAKKDKVHAALENLETAVANISEFVVLLCGCDERLSCRPYDAYIYIGNFMFGRHAEKQKLLNFLLQPNPSDDRAPPPVLPIIGALAVGKKTLVAHVCADERVRSKFASILHLNGDNFLTIVDHEKALVGMSSLVVVELVSDVDDVKWNEFYSFVTRATSTRSKVIIISKLGRLARFGSVRPIFLDGLSYEEFWYLFKNLAFGSADPAEHPRLVHIAEGFAKELHQGGSLVTANALADVLRSNQNAQFWLSILNKCRKVVEKNLIAYGQRPNLLFEQGREVDLTDIVLSPVINPLRVLPCTSSALAKTELPKVAFGELLLDPSVRPKGEFRLLTWESRLPPHTSFIHFVPNCTQDMPQGHSLSARKRHTVPF, from the coding sequence ATGGAATCTGCCATAGCTGCGGTTGCAGGTGAACTcatcagccgattcatctccttcGCCTTTAACAGATActgctccagctccagctccagctatgaagatgaaggatTGGAGGAGAGGCGGGAGAGGCTGCGGCATCTCCTGACGAGGGTTCACACCGTCATTGAGGAGGCAGATGCGCGATACATCAGCAACTCTGGGATGCTGATGCAGCTCAAGATGCTATCGGAGGCCATGTACCAGGGCTACCATGCGCTGGATACCTTGACATTCCAGCTCCAGCACGAGGTTAGCGACTCATCAAGCTCCTTGTGTTCTGCCACTCGTCTCAAACGTCCCCGCACAGTTCTTGCTTCGGCGAAAAAGGACAAGGTACACGCCGCGTTGGAGAATCTGGAAACAGCTGTGGCGAACATATCAGAGTTCGTTGTGCTTCTGTGTGGGTGTGATGAGCGCTTGTCCTGTAGGCCCTACGATGCATATATTTACATCGGCAATTTCATGTTTGGTCGACATGCAGAAAAGCAAAAGCTCCTCAACTTCTTACTGCAGCCTAACCCATCAGATGACCGTGCACCACCTCCTGTTCTGCCAATCATCGGCGCTCTTGCAGTTGGGAAGAAGACTTTGGTCGCCCATGTATGTGCTGACGAGAGGGTACGCTCCAAATTCGCTTCCATTCTGCATCTGAACGGAGACAACTTCCTGACCATCGTCGACCACGAAAAGGCCCTGGTGGGGATGTCGTCACTTGTAGTAGTTGAGTTGGTTTCAGATGTTGATGACGTGAAATGGAATGAGTTTTATTCATTTGTGACAAGAGCAACTAGTACAAGAAGCAAGGTGATCATCATAAGCAAGCTTGGAAGATTAGCAAGGTTTGGGTCAGTAAGACCAATTTTTCTTGATGGTCTGTCATACGAGGAGTTTTGGTACCTCTTCAAGAACCTAGCATTTGGAAGTGCGGACCCGGCAGAGCATCCAAGACTAGTACATATAGCAGAAGGATTTGCCAAGGAATTGCATCAGGGTGGATCACTTGTTACAGCAAATGCATTGGCTGACGTGTTGAGAAGCAACCAGAATGCTCAATTCTGGCTTTCGATATTGAACAAGTGCAGAAAAGTGGTTGAGAAGAATCTCATCGCTTATGGGCAGCGCCCAAATCTACTTTTTGAGCAAGGCCGTGAGGTGGACCTGACGGACATCGTTTTGAGTCCTGTTATTAATCCCCTTCGCGTCTTACCTTGTACTAGTAGCGCTCTAGCCAAAACAGAATTACCAAAGGTAGCGTTTGGAGAACTACTGCTAGATCCTTCTGTTAGGCCCAAAGGAGAATTTCGTCTATTGACATGGGAATCCAGGTTACCCCCTCATACTTCATTTATTCACTTCGTCCCAAATTGCACTCAAGATATGCCTCAAGGACATAGTTTATCGGCCAGGAAGCGCCATACAGTGCCTTTCTGA